CAGTACATCCTTTCCTGGTCAAACCCAAACTACAGGAAATCTTTGATTACCGAACTCAAAAACTTACCGCCCTATTTGGGGAATTTTAAAAACTTCATCTTTCTATTATGCATTTATTTTGGTTCCGAAGGGATTTACGACTGGAAGATAATACTGGGCTGGCAGCAGCTTTAGCCACGGAAGAGGAAGTGCTTCCCCTATTTATCTTTGATAAAAACATACTATCTGAATTAGCTCATGATGATGCAAGGGTCACTTTTATCCATCAGTTATTGGAACAGATACAGGAAACACTGGCAAAAAAAGGAAAATCATTGGCCGTGTTCTATGGGGAGCCCGAAACGATATTCACGCAATTGCTAAAAGATCATCCTGTAAAAGCGGTGTACACCAACCATGATTACGAACCTTATGCGCTGCAGCGTGATACGGCAATTGCAAATTTCCTACAGCAACATCAGGTCGCTTTCCATACTTTTAAAGATCAGGTCATTTTTGAAAAATCAGAAATCACCAAAGAAGACGGTTCACCCTATGTAGTCTATACCCCTTATGCGAAAAAATGGAAACAGGTATTCCGGGAACAAAAAATCCTCTTCACAGATTCGGCTAAACATCTGGATCGTATCTTCTCCCATAACTATCCTTTTCTAACGTTGAAAGCTATTGGTTTTGAAAAATCCAAAATACAGGTCCCAGCTTATACGCTCGCTACAGCTATGATCACCGATTATAAGGCAAAACGGGATTTTCCAGCCGCCAATCCCGGTACTTCTTCCCTTAGTACCCACCTGAGATTTGGTGCCGTGAGTATCCGTCATGTCATTCTGAAAGCCAGTGCAAATGCGCAGGAAACATTTTGGAATGAATTGATATGGCGTGAATTTTTCATGCAAATCCTATGGCATTATCCTCATACCGTAACCCAAAACTTCCGCCCAAAATATGATGGCGTACAGTGGCGTAATAATGAGGAAGAATTTAAAAAATGGTGTGAGGGCACTACCGGTTATCCGCTTGTCGATGCTGGAATGCGGCAACTGAATGCTACCGGGCTGATGCATAATCGCGTTCGAATGGTGACCGCCAGCTTTTTATGCAAACACCTGCTGATTGACTGGCGTTGGGGTGAAGCTTATTTTGCAGAAAAGCTACTGGATTATGAACAATCCAGCAATATTGGAAACTGGCAATGGGCTGCAGGCTGTGGCGTAGATGCCGCACCCTATTTCAGGATATTTAATCCTGCAGAGCAAATAAAGAAATTTGATGGTGCTTTTGCCTATACTAAAAAATGGGTGCCTGAATTTCAGGAACTCGACTACCGCCCTATTGTAGACCACAAAGAAGCACGGGAAAGGTGCCTCAGGATATATAAGCAGGCCGTTGGATAACCACGGCCTGCCTGTACTTTTATTTTGTATCCTCCGTCGCTTTTAGCTGTTGGATTACGTCATAATTAAGTTCGCTAAAATGACGGATCACTTTATCAGCCAATGCAGTATCCTGCAATCCGGAATGCTCCCCAATATAGCCAATACAATAAATTCCGGCAGCCTTTGCTGCTTTGATACCATTGGTACTGTCTTCAATTACAATACATTCTGACTTCGGGGCTTTAGACAAAGCTGCGGCATATTCAAAAATGGCCGGGTTGGGTTTTGATTCCGGAAAATCCTCTCCACTCACGCGATGCGAAAAATAGGGAGCCAGCCCAAATCGTTCAAAAACCTTATCAATGATTACCTTCTCCGAAGAAGAGGCTAAAATAAGCTCCACACCATTCTGGAAAAGATCCTGTATCAGGTCTTTGACTCCCGGTAGTAAATCCAGGTCTTCACTATGATCAAATGCTTCCAGGAAGATATCATTCTTGTAGGTAATCAGGTCATCTACCTCATCCGCCAGTTCAAACATATTTTTAAGGGTCTGGAAATAATTCTTATTGGACGTTCCGGTAAAAGTGCTGTACACCTCATCGGTAACTTCAATATTCAACGCCTTATGATGTTCCTTATTGACGAGATAATGGAGCGGTTCCGTATCGACGATAACCCCATCCATATCAAAAATTACGGTTTTGACCATGGTAATTGTTTTAGGTGAGTTGTTTTACTTTTTGGGCATCCAACTCGTTAAAATGATTGATAATTAAATCGGCATGGGAAATATCCTGAAGCTTGGAATGTTCACTATTATAACCGACACAATAAATTCCGGCAGCTTTAGCAGCTGTTACGCCATTTTTACTGTCTTCGATAATAATACATTCCGCAATTGGTGCTTCCGAAAGGCTGGCCGCATGTACAAATATAGCAGGATTCGGTTTGGATTGCGGAAAATCTTCACCGCTTACAATATGACTGAAATACTGGTGTAAATGAAAACGACGAAATACCCGCTCAATAGTAACTTTAGAAGCTGAAGAAGCCAAAATCAACTGTATCCCGTTTTGGTGTAAATCTTTGATGAGGTCTTCTACACCTGCAAGCAGGAATAAATCTTCCTTAAAATCAAAAGCATCATTGAAAATTGCTCTCTTACGCTGCACAAGATCTTCTACTTCTCCGGTAAGGCCAAAACGGTCTTTCAGGCTTTGGAAAACATTCTTAGTAGAATTACCCGTGAAAGTTGTAAAAAGTTCTTCCGTAACCGGAATCTTCAATTCATCAAAATGCTGGAAATAAGCATAACGGTGTACGGGTTCTGTATCTACAATTACCCCGTCCATGTCAAAAATTACTGTCTTAATCATTGTTGTTGTGTTGTTATCCTGCAAAAATAAGAATCTGAAAAGAAATAAGCGGTTATTTTAGCGGAAATATAGGCGCAATGATAATCGGTATTGCCGCCTGTTTATCGTTCTAAATCCCATCACTTGGGTATTTTTAAATTGCCAATTAAACCTTTTGGAATATCTTTAGTCTTACTAAGAAACATTTCATTGAAGGAGGATCAGGATTTTATACGTGACTTATTGGATGCTAAAACGCAAAACACCGCGTTTCAGCAACTTGTGTCCGACTATCAGCGTCCTTTGTACAACCTGATCCGGGGTATTCTCCTCAATCATGACGATACAGATGATGTATTGCAAAATACGTTTATTAAAGTGTTTTCAAACCTGAAAAATTTCAAAGGAGAGAGTAAGTTGTTTTCCTGGATTTACCGGATTGCGACTAATGAATCGATCACATTCTTACAGCAAAAGGCAAAACGAAATGGTTTGACCAGTGAGGCATTACAACAGAAAAACATAGAAAACCTAAAAGCCGACAGTTATTTTGATGGAGATAAAATCCAGTTAAAATTACAACAGGCCATAGCGATACTCCCTGAAAAACAGCAGCTTGTTTTTAGAATGAAATATTTTGAAGAACTGAAATATGAAGATATTTCTACTATTTTAGGCACTTCGGTAGGCGGACTGAAAGCTTCTTACCATCATGCGGTGAAAAAAATAGAGGATTTTATGACTGCCGATTAAACCTTTTAGAATTTAAATGGTCTTATGAATATGAAACGCTTTACCTTAGACAACCATCCCAAAATACAATCAGGACTACAGGCTCCCGATGGTTATTTTGACACCATATCGGCTCGGATCCTGGACAACCTCCCGGCTCATACCCCACGGGTAATTCCGTTTTACAGAAAGAAAATGACTTGGATAGCTTCAGCGGCAGCGGTATTGGTACTGGCGCTTATGATTCCATTCGCCACCCGAAATACTATTAGCACAGACACGATTGATGCTACTTCTATAGAAAACTACCTCAGTTACCGATCCAACCTGAGTCAATATGACCTGATCGACCTGCTGGATGATAAAGACGTTAAAAATATAAACATTGACCTTGCTTTAGATGACAAGGCTGTAGAAGAATATCTTGCACAAAATAATAATGTTGAACTTTATTTAAATGAATAATATGAAAATGAAACCGCTCTTTCTATTGCTTTTAGTGCTTATTACTATGGGCGCTACTGCTCAGGGCAGTGATGCAAAACGCGACAAAATAAAGGCTCTAAAAACGTCTTTGCTGACAACGAAACTGGAACTAACTTCTACTGAAGCAGAGAAATTCTGGCCGGTATATAATGCTTTTGAAGAAAAACAATATGACATACGCCATAAAAAAATGCATTCCTTAATCGATAAGCTTAAAGATGGTTCTGCTGAAAAAATGAATGAAAAAGAAGCTGCTGTATTTTTATCCCAACTCCAGTCAGCAGAAGATGACCTTTACCAAAACCGAAAAAAACTGGTCACTAATCTTAAAAATATTATCAGCCCGATCAAAATCATAAAACTAAAAAAAGCAGAAGAAGATTTTAACCGTACGCTGCTCAAAGAATACCGGGGCAAGAAAGAATAAGACATAATCTCACAAAAGGCCATAAACACAAAGGGTTTGACTTTAGCAGTCAAACCCTTTATTATTTTAAGTCCGCATAAGCTATTTAAACCTGATCCGTATAATCTTGTTATTTCCGGCAGCAAAGGCCGTACTGTCATTTTGAAACTGAATTGTATACAAATCCTTGTCTTTGGAGAGCTGTTGCCAGTTTTCACCTGAATCCTTAGAATAGTAAAGCCCATCCGTTCCTACTGAAACCAGTTGTTTCGCATTGGAATTGGGCACATATTGCACACAGGAAGCATACCCAAAACCTTTATTCTCGGCTACTAATTTCCAGGTTTTCCCGCCATCCTTCGTTATCGCTTTATTCTTATGATTCTGCATCGGAGTATCATAATCGCCGCCTGCAATAATCCCGTTCTTTTCATCATAAAAATCGGCAGTAAAAATACCCGTCATCGTTCGTCCCTGAACAATTGGTGTCTCAAAAACACTCCAGGTTTTTCCTTTATCCGGAGCATAAAATACCCGTGCTTTTTTGCCGCCTGTCACGATCCAGGCCTTGTCTCCTTTGACTACAATATTAGTATTACTGGCAGCAAAGGCAGCTTCTCCGGATTCAATCTGAGGAAGATCACTACACGGTATTTTATGCCAGGTCGTTCCGCCATCAGAAGTTAACAGTATCGAAAGGCAATTTTCCGTTGGATCGCCCATAGCAATACCTTCCTTATCATTCCAGAACTTCATGCAGTCATAGAATACCTTTTCATGGCTTTCTACATAGACGAGCTCATTGTGTTTGCCATCTTTCGAAATCTTATGCAGTTGTGCCGGATTGCCAATATTCAAAATAAAAAAATGGCTGCTGGTCAGGGCGAGGGCACGGAATTCAAAATGACTGCTGTCTTTTGCAATAACTCCCTGAAAATCTTTATCATTGATGAGATCCTGATAGCCGTATTTTCCATTCGTACCTGCATACCAAACCTTATTATTATCAATCCCAAGTGCCCGGATGCTGATATCATCCTGCAGGATCGTATCGATTTCCAATCCTGTAAAAGGTTTTCGCTCCATGGTTACAGTCGCTGGTGTTTCTTTTTTACAGGAAAACAGCGTAATCAGCGAGAGTAATAATAAATATTTTTTCATATTTCCAATGCGTTAAGGTAAGGGCAAAATCAAAGCTCCAGTCAAAATTAAACATTGTACTGGAGCTTCGTATTGGGTGTCTTAAAATTTTATTTCATCCAGAGATTGTCTGTTGGATCAATATCGGGAACCAGGTTGTCCGGATCGATCTGGATACGGTTCGCTGCTTTCGAAGTAGCTATAGTAGCGGTCCATTTATTGCCACGCTGCCAGATTTCTACCGGAAGCATTTTACGTTCCTTAGTACCATCTGTATAATAGATATCATATACTATAGGCATTGGGACTTCGCCTTTGTTTATGAATGTAATCTGCAGTTCCTTTCCGGTATTTTTAACTTCGGCAATACCCAAATCAATATTTCCGGTACCATAGAACCATCCTTTCCAAAACCAGTTCAGGTTTTCACCTGCTCCATTATCCATTGCATTGAAAAAATCAGAAGGTTGCGGGTGCTTGTAGGCCCAGTTTTCAATATAAGCTTTAAAAGCGGTATCAAAACGTTCCGGGCCAAGTATGTATTCGCGCAACATGATCATTCCAGTCGCAGGTTTATAATAGGCTGTGTAGGCTAAATTCATGCTTCGCGCCACATCAGGATAGGTATTAATTCCTTCCCTGCCATTCCACTTCATCCATGCCACCTTTGATTTTGCATCCGCGATATCCGATTGGTATTCGCCTTTATTAAATTCTTTGGTGCTGTAATAATTGATAAAAGTATTAAATCCTTCATCCATCCATGGGTACCGTCTTTCATTAGACCCGACAATCATAGGAAACCAGTTGTGCCCAAATTCATGGTCAGTAACATCCCAAAGCGATGCCCCTTTTGAATTCCCTCCACAAAATGATACGCCCGGATATTCCATACCGCCGACGTTTGAAGCCACATTAACCGCTACCGGATACGGGTATTCAAACCATTTTTTGGAATAATTCTCTATGGAATTCTTGGTGTATTCTGTAGATCGGCTCCATCCCTCTTTACCATTACTTTCTGCCGGATATACCGATTGTGCCAGGGCTTTTTTACCACTGGGCAGGTTTATTTTTGCAGCATCCCAGATAAACGATTTAGAGCTGGCAAAAGCCACATCCCGCGTATTGTTCATTTTAAAATGCCAGGTTACTGTACCTTTTTGCTGCGGTCGAGTATTTTTAGTATTTCCTACTTCTTTGGGCTCAATGATATAAACCGTTTTATCACTGTCGGCTGCTTTTTTGAACCGGCTGATCTGCTCTTTGGTCAATACTTCTTCCGGGTTTTGCAGTTCTCCGGATCCGACTACAATGTGATCATAGGGAACGGTAATTTTATAATCAAAATTGCCATACTCTAGGAAAAACTCTCCAGCTCCCAAATAAGGATCAGTATTCCATCCGACAATATCGTCAAAAACAGCTACTTTAGGATACCATTGCGCAATAGAATATACGGTTCCCTGCTTGCTTTCTAGCCTTCCCATACGATCCATACCATCTTTGGGAATCTTGAATTCAAAATTCATCGTCACTGTCGCTTTCCCTCCTTTGGCAGGAATAGGCTCCTTAAAGAAAACCTGCATGCGTGTATCATTGACCAGGTATTTATCTGAAGTACTGCTATGTACTTTTGCTGCAAAATAAGTAATCTTAATTCCACCATCCGTATCACCGGCATAACGATTCCCTCCTGAAGGTGTAGTTAATGTTCCCCTGGAATTTTCAGTGAAACGGTTTTGTTCCACATACATCCAGATGTAAGGCAATGCTTCAGGGCTATTATTATGATAGGTCATTGTCAGCTTTCCTTTCAGTACATTTTTAGTATCATCAAGTTCTGCTTCAATAACATAATCGGCACTATTTTGCCAATATTGTGGTCCCGGAATCCCGGATGCAGATCGGTATTCATTTCCCCTACGGTACATGAATTCATCGAATTTCGGTTGATTATTGGGCACAGCATCCTGTGCATAAAGTACATTTGCAATTCCCAGGAAGGAAAAAGCGATACATAATGTTTGGAATCTAAACTTCATTCTCTGTAAGTTTTTTATGAATAGGCTAAAGTAAGGAAAAGTGATGATATGGTATAGGCTTGCCTCCTTATTTCAATTTTTTTCTATTTATTTGCACCTGACCCTGTCTATTTCATTCTATGACAGCCTGTTTTCCTTCTAAAAGGAGCTAATAGGTTATTTTTTCCAAGAAAAGAATACAGAAAGGATACGGGAATTTGAGCTGAAAATTATGCCGGAAATACAACTCCTTTTGTTACAACTTAAATTCTTGGCACGGTATTGGAATAAGCATATAACAAGGCCTAAAAAAACAACAATTAGTACTGACCTTAATAGTATCGTATATGAAAATTAAAATCTTTACCATAGCCATTTTTGCTCTCCTTTTCGGAAGCACTATCGAAGCGCAAGACCGTACAACCGTACGCGCCAATAACGGCGACATCAGTGATAACCTCGACTTACAGGCAGTTGCCTCTATTTTTGGTGACTCCAGGGATTTAGCCGATTTTGAACAACGCCTTAATGACCCAAGCCTTCAGATTTCAAATCTTGACCTTAATGGAGATAACCAGGTTGATTACCTAAGAGTAATCGAAACCGGGGAAGGCAATACACATGTTATTGTGATTCAATCTGTTTTGGGCCGTGACATGTATCAGGATGTCGCTACTATTGAAGTGGAGAGAGACCGAAATAATAATGTCCAGGTTCAGGTAGTTGGAGACGTTTATATGTATGGGCAAAATTATATCTACGAACCGGTATATGTGAGACCACCTGTAATTTATAATGTTTTCTGGGCCAGTAACTATAATTATTATGCTTCCCCATGGTCTTGGGGATATTACCCAACTTATTTTAGCTATTGGAACCCTTATCCGGTTTACCGATACAGGAATAATGTCCACATTCATATTAACAATAACAACCATTACAATTACGTAACGACCCGTAGAAGTAACAGGGCTGAATCCATATACCGTTCTTCCCGTTCCAACTACTACGAAAGACAGCACCCGGACCAATCTTTCTCCCGTAGAAATACTAATGCAACCAACAGGCAGCAATTGGTAGAAAACCGTCGCAGCAACAGCAATAATGCCACACGTACCAATAGGGATAATTCGGTTCGAAATGGAGGGACTATACCAAATACAAATGTAAGGCCTTCGAATACATCAAATAACAGGACACAAGGTCAGGGTACTCGAAATACTACCACAGGAACAAGAGGAAATACTACTGCACAGCCTAATACGCCAAACAGAAGTACGACACCGGCAACCACGAATGTGAGAACAAATACGCCAAGCAGAACCACTCCGGCAACAAATGCTGTGAGAATGAATACGACGCCAACACAGCCTACCCGTTCGGTAAATACAACACCCCGTAACACGGCTCCAGTAAGTGCACCGGCTCCATCCAATAACAGAAGTCAAAGTGTTAGAAGTGCAGCACCAGCTCCGGCTCCGGCACGTTCTGCAGCACCGGCAAACAATACCCGATCTGCGGCTCCATCAAATGCTGGTTCAGGAAGATCCAGTGGAGGACGATAATATATATAAAAGGTTTTGAGTATAAAAAACACTGTCTTCCGACAGTGTTTTTTTGTTTTAAGCACTTTGCTCTCCTAAAAATTTCAGTCCGAGTATGGACATAATGAGTGTCGCGATAAAGAATACACGCCAAAAGTTTGCCGGTTCATTAAAGTAAAAAATCCCTACCAAAACAGTTCCCACCGCTCCTATCCCGGTCCATACCGCATAAGCAGTACCCAACGGAAGGGTAAGGCAGGCTTTATTCACAAAATAAAAACTCATCACGATACAAATAATAAAAATAATCGTCCATTTAAGGTTGGTAAAGTTATTCGACAGTTTCATACTGGTTGTAAAACCAATTTCTAAAATTCCTGCAATAATCAGGTAAATCCAGTTCATAATACATATTTTTTAAGTACTACAAAATTAGAACATCGATTTCCTACCCCATTTTACAAATGTTAAATAATATCCTTATTTTATTTCTGCCCTGATCCTGCTCAGCGTCACCTGGCTGATTCCCAAATAGGACGCGATATAACGCAATTGCACCCGTTGTAACAAGGAAGGAGAATTGGTGAGTAACTCCATATAGATTTCTTTAGCCGTTTTGAACTGCCGGTAGATAAAACGTTCTTCCAGCTTCAGCAATTCATATTCTGCCAGCTTCCTGCTCCAGTTCGCCAGTTCGATATTGGATTCAAATAATGCAATCATTTCATCGGCATTGATTTCATATAAGATGCAGTCTTCCATCAATTCTATGGTCTCATAACCGGGCAATCGGTTGATTAAGCTTCGGGCGGATATAATATAATCCCCTTCTTCACCAAACCAGAATGTCAGTTCGTTATCAGGGAGGTCACAATAGGCGCGGGCGATCCCTTTTTCAATAAAAAAAACAGACTCTTCCACTTTATTTGCTTTTAAGATGATTTCGCCTTTCGGCAGATTTCTCTGCTGCATAATCCCTATCAATGCTTTGAGCGAAACATCGCTTAGGGGATAGAGGGATTTTATTTTTCGTAATGTATTTTCCAATGGACTGCTGTTTGATTTTACAAAAATAGCCAATACTGCGCTTTTACTATTTTTTTATGCTTCTTTTATAGCGGTCCTATGGGAATTACGCTGTAAAACAACAAAAAAACAATATCTTTGCACCTCAATTACAAAAAATGAGATTACACAGAAATTTAGTGTACACCACTATAGACTCACTGAACGCCATATTTAACGAAAGTGAATATGCTGACAAGGTGGTAGCAAGAGCATTAAAAAAAGACAAACGCTGGGGAAGCAGCGACCGGAAATTCGTCGCAGAAACGATTTATGAAGTGGTACGCTGGAAGCGCCTGTACATGGAAATTGCAGAAGTAAAAGAGCCTTTTAACAGAGATGATATCTGGCGTATTTTTGCCGTATGGGCCGTTTTAAGAGGTTATCCAATCCCAGACTGGAGACAACTGGAAGGCACTCCGGAACGAAAAATCAAAGGCCGTTTTGATGAGTTTTCAAAAACACGTAAATACAGGGAATCTATTCCAGATTGGATGGATGAACTGGGAATAAAAGAATTAGGCGAAGACCTGTGGACCAAAGAAATAGCAGCACAAAACAAGCAGGCTAAAGTAATACTGCGCGTCAATACCCTAAAAACAACACGCGAGCAACTTCGTGCGTTACTAATGGACCTGAATATTGAAACAGACTTCCTAAAAGAGCAGCCGGATGCATTAGTACTTAAAGAACGGGCAAATGTATTTATGACTGATGCTTTCAAGGAAGGATTCTTTGAAGTACAGGACGCCTCTTCACAGCTTGTTGCAGCCTATCTTGATGTAGCACCTGGAATGCGGGTAGTAGATACCTGTGCCGGAGCTGGTGGTAAAACCCTACACCTGGCTTCCTTAATGGAAAACAAAGGGCAATTGATCGCAATGGATCTTTACGAAAGTAAACTGAAACAGCTAAAATTAAGAGCCAAAAGAAACGGTGCCTTTAATATCGAATACCGAATTATCGATAGTACCAAGGTGATTAAGAAACTGCATGAAAAAGCAGACAGAGTCCTGATTGATGCACCATGTAGCGGTTTAGGGGTTTTAAAACGTAATCCTGATGCAAAATGGAAACTGCAACCGGAATTCATTGATAACATCCGAAAAATACAGGCGGAAGTTTTAGAAAGTTATTCCAAGATTGTAAAACCAGGCGGAAAGTTAGTGTACGCTACCTGTTCGATCCTGCCTTCTGAAAACCAGGAGCAGATCAAACGTTTTCTGGATACGGAAATTGGAAAACAATTCACTTTCATCAAAGAAACCAAAGTGCTGGCGTCAGAATCCGGATTTGATGGATTCTATATGGCACAACTGGAACGTAAAGAATAAAACAAACTCGTTTAGAGTAGCACATAAAAAAGCCCGCAATTTTTGAAATTGCGGGCTTTTTATATGCAGTATGATTGTCCTTAATCGTTCATCGAAATCAGGAACTCTTCATTATTTCTCGTTTTCTTAAATCGGTCGTTGATAAAATCCATCGCTTCCACAGGATTCATATCTGCCAGGTATTTACGCATGATCCACATACGCTGTATTGTTTTTTCATCCAATAGCAGGTCATCACGACGTGTACTGGAAGATGTAAGATCCACAGCAGGAAAAATACGTTTGTTGGCAATCTTACGATCCAATTGAAGTTCCATGTTACCGGTACCTTTAAATTCTTCAAAGATCACCTCGTCCATTTTAGAACCAGTTTCTGTCAGTGCAGTAGCAATAATACTCAAAGAACCACCATTTTCAACATTACGGGCAGCTCCGAAGAAACGTTTTGGTTTTTGTAATGCATTTGCATCCACACCACCACTTAATACTTTTCCGGAAGCCGGTTGCACGGTGTTATAAGCACGGGCCAAACGCGTGATAGAATCCAAAAGGATTACCACATCATGCCCACACTCTACTAATCTTTTTGCTTTTTCAAGTACGATATTAGCAATCTTAACGTGTTCCTGTGGCTCACGGTCAAAGGTCGAAGCGATAACTTCACCTCTTACGTTACGCTGCATATCCGTTACCTCTTCAGGACGTTCATCGATCAGCAATACAATAAGGTATACTTCAGGGTGATTGGCCGCAATAGCATTGGCAATATCTTTCAACAACATGGTTTTACCGGTCTTAGGCTGTGCCACGATCATCCCTCTTTGTCCTTTTCCAATCGGGGAAAACAAATCGATGATACGCGTTGAAATAGAACTCTGTTTGCCGGCAAGATTAAATTTCTCTGTTGGAAAAACAGGCGTCAGGTGCTCAAAAGAGATCCGATCGCGAACGACCTGTGGATCATGTCCGTTAATTTTAAGGACTCTGACCAATGGGAAGTATTTCTCTCCTTCTTTCGGAGGACGTACCACACCTTTTACCGTATCTCCAGTTTTTAATCCGAACAAACGAATTTGCGAATTGGAAAGGTAAATATCATCCGGGGAACCCAGATAATTATAATCAGAAGAACGAAGGAAACCATAACCATCAGGCATCATTTCCAATACACCTTCGCTTTCGATGATACCGTCAAACTCAAAATCAGAATCTCTGAAATTTTGTTTTTTATTTTTGTTTTGTGCCGGATTTACATTCCCGTTTGCCTGATTCCCATTAGCCTGGTTTCCGTTAGCCTGATTCTGGTTGGAATTTTGGTTTTGATTCGGATTCTGGTTTTGGTTGGGATTTTGTTTCGGGTGGGGATGTTTTTGATTCGGATTAGCCGGTTTTGCCACCGGAGCTTCTGCAGTATCTGCAGCATTCGGCTGGCTTGGGGCTTTGGATGTTGTATCGGCAACAGGAGCGTTGCGGTCTACTACAGTATTGTTATTGTTATCTTTCTTAAACTTGATAACTTTCTTTTCGGCTGGATTTTTTGAAACTACCGGCTTCTGTGAAACAGGAGCTTCTGCTACAGGAGCAGCTACTTCGGGAGTTTCTTCAGCTACAGGCTCTACTTTTTCTGTAAAAATAGGTTCCGAATTGAAAAGAGTTGTTTTTTCTGCTTTAGGGACTATTTTTTTAGCGGGTAAAATACGGCTTCTTTTGGATTTTGCCTCCGGCTGTGCTGCCGCTTCTGGAGCTATAACCTCCGGATTTGCAGCCTGGCGATCCAGGATCTGGTAGACCAATTCTTCCTTTTTTAATCCTCTAAACTTATTTATTTTAGCATTCTTAGCTATTTCCTGAAGTTCAGACAACTTCATTTCTTTTAATACAGAAATATCAAACATGTATATAACTTGAATTTAATTATTTTAACAGCGTGTGTAGATGGGTAGTGTTTTTGTTGACTTTGAAAATCCCGTATTATGAAGTACTTACGGAATTGTTATGCAATAATACGAATTAATTTTATCAATCAATAGTATTTTTAAAAAAGAAAATATATTTTTGTGCAGCAAATAAAACGAAATGATCCAGAGAATACAGACTATATATCTGCTAATAGCTTTCATTACCACAGGGATTCTTCCTTTCGTATTCCCATTATGGGCAGACGTTTCCGGGAAAGATTACTTCTTCATGAAAAACATGGCTTATGTTGTATTATTCGGATTGAGTACTACCCTGACTGTTTTCAGTATCACTTC
The Flavobacterium kingsejongi genome window above contains:
- a CDS encoding cryptochrome/photolyase family protein translates to MHLFWFRRDLRLEDNTGLAAALATEEEVLPLFIFDKNILSELAHDDARVTFIHQLLEQIQETLAKKGKSLAVFYGEPETIFTQLLKDHPVKAVYTNHDYEPYALQRDTAIANFLQQHQVAFHTFKDQVIFEKSEITKEDGSPYVVYTPYAKKWKQVFREQKILFTDSAKHLDRIFSHNYPFLTLKAIGFEKSKIQVPAYTLATAMITDYKAKRDFPAANPGTSSLSTHLRFGAVSIRHVILKASANAQETFWNELIWREFFMQILWHYPHTVTQNFRPKYDGVQWRNNEEEFKKWCEGTTGYPLVDAGMRQLNATGLMHNRVRMVTASFLCKHLLIDWRWGEAYFAEKLLDYEQSSNIGNWQWAAGCGVDAAPYFRIFNPAEQIKKFDGAFAYTKKWVPEFQELDYRPIVDHKEARERCLRIYKQAVG
- a CDS encoding HAD family hydrolase; this encodes MVKTVIFDMDGVIVDTEPLHYLVNKEHHKALNIEVTDEVYSTFTGTSNKNYFQTLKNMFELADEVDDLITYKNDIFLEAFDHSEDLDLLPGVKDLIQDLFQNGVELILASSSEKVIIDKVFERFGLAPYFSHRVSGEDFPESKPNPAIFEYAAALSKAPKSECIVIEDSTNGIKAAKAAGIYCIGYIGEHSGLQDTALADKVIRHFSELNYDVIQQLKATEDTK
- a CDS encoding HAD family hydrolase, whose amino-acid sequence is MIKTVIFDMDGVIVDTEPVHRYAYFQHFDELKIPVTEELFTTFTGNSTKNVFQSLKDRFGLTGEVEDLVQRKRAIFNDAFDFKEDLFLLAGVEDLIKDLHQNGIQLILASSASKVTIERVFRRFHLHQYFSHIVSGEDFPQSKPNPAIFVHAASLSEAPIAECIIIEDSKNGVTAAKAAGIYCVGYNSEHSKLQDISHADLIINHFNELDAQKVKQLT
- a CDS encoding RNA polymerase sigma factor, with product MKEDQDFIRDLLDAKTQNTAFQQLVSDYQRPLYNLIRGILLNHDDTDDVLQNTFIKVFSNLKNFKGESKLFSWIYRIATNESITFLQQKAKRNGLTSEALQQKNIENLKADSYFDGDKIQLKLQQAIAILPEKQQLVFRMKYFEELKYEDISTILGTSVGGLKASYHHAVKKIEDFMTAD
- a CDS encoding sensor of ECF-type sigma factor, with amino-acid sequence MKMKPLFLLLLVLITMGATAQGSDAKRDKIKALKTSLLTTKLELTSTEAEKFWPVYNAFEEKQYDIRHKKMHSLIDKLKDGSAEKMNEKEAAVFLSQLQSAEDDLYQNRKKLVTNLKNIISPIKIIKLKKAEEDFNRTLLKEYRGKKE
- a CDS encoding sialidase family protein, with product MKKYLLLLSLITLFSCKKETPATVTMERKPFTGLEIDTILQDDISIRALGIDNNKVWYAGTNGKYGYQDLINDKDFQGVIAKDSSHFEFRALALTSSHFFILNIGNPAQLHKISKDGKHNELVYVESHEKVFYDCMKFWNDKEGIAMGDPTENCLSILLTSDGGTTWHKIPCSDLPQIESGEAAFAASNTNIVVKGDKAWIVTGGKKARVFYAPDKGKTWSVFETPIVQGRTMTGIFTADFYDEKNGIIAGGDYDTPMQNHKNKAITKDGGKTWKLVAENKGFGYASCVQYVPNSNAKQLVSVGTDGLYYSKDSGENWQQLSKDKDLYTIQFQNDSTAFAAGNNKIIRIRFK